A stretch of the Gemmatimonadaceae bacterium genome encodes the following:
- a CDS encoding cysteine--tRNA ligase: MSEFLLYNTLTRQVEPFAPADGECVRMYTCGPTVYNPAHLGNFRTFLFEDLLRRALALRGWQVEQVMNLTDVDDKIITRASQQGLTIRQVTDPVVATFHAHREFLRIQPAEHYPRATDYIPQMIALVMRLMEKGVAYQADDRSVYFAIDKFPPYGRLSRLDTREIRAGARVSQDEYTKENAQDFALWKAAKDEDERAEAAWESPWGRGRPGWHLECSAMAMDILGETIDLHAGGVDLIFPHHEDEIAQSEAATGKVFARCWCHGEFLLVDSAKMAKRVGNVWGVSELQEEGLDGAAARHFMFNTHYRQQLNLSSEALEASRSAVRRVGDFASRLAAASGGPPELSAVAVEAEADFRAALAHDLNAPAALSALFVFMNRVNALLDQGGTAPAGVARAQAAFAVMNGVLDIVPAALVADEALAMRVTDAIARRAAARAGRDFAESDRIRAELAAEGIVLEDGPMGTTWKQVSVSPGGGA, from the coding sequence ATGAGCGAGTTCCTTCTCTACAACACGCTGACCCGCCAGGTCGAGCCGTTCGCGCCCGCCGACGGCGAGTGCGTGCGCATGTACACCTGCGGCCCGACGGTCTACAACCCGGCGCACCTGGGTAACTTCCGCACGTTCCTCTTCGAGGACCTGCTGCGGCGGGCGCTGGCGCTGCGTGGCTGGCAGGTGGAGCAGGTCATGAACCTGACCGACGTGGATGACAAGATCATCACGCGGGCGAGCCAGCAGGGGCTGACGATCCGCCAGGTGACGGACCCGGTGGTGGCGACTTTCCACGCGCATCGCGAGTTCCTGCGCATCCAGCCGGCCGAGCACTATCCGCGCGCCACGGACTACATCCCGCAGATGATCGCGCTGGTGATGAGACTGATGGAGAAGGGGGTGGCGTACCAGGCCGACGACCGGTCGGTGTACTTCGCGATCGACAAGTTCCCGCCGTATGGGCGGCTCTCGCGGCTGGACACACGCGAGATCCGCGCCGGAGCGCGGGTGAGCCAGGACGAGTACACGAAGGAGAACGCGCAGGACTTCGCGCTCTGGAAGGCCGCCAAGGACGAGGACGAGCGGGCCGAGGCGGCGTGGGAGTCACCGTGGGGCCGCGGGCGTCCCGGCTGGCACCTCGAGTGCTCCGCCATGGCGATGGACATCCTCGGCGAGACGATCGACCTGCACGCCGGCGGGGTGGACCTGATCTTCCCGCACCACGAGGACGAGATCGCGCAGAGCGAGGCGGCGACTGGGAAGGTGTTCGCGCGCTGCTGGTGCCATGGCGAGTTCCTGCTGGTGGACAGCGCGAAGATGGCGAAGCGGGTGGGCAATGTGTGGGGGGTGTCGGAGCTGCAGGAGGAGGGGCTGGATGGGGCGGCGGCGCGGCACTTCATGTTCAACACGCACTATCGCCAGCAGCTCAACCTGAGTTCCGAGGCGCTTGAGGCGTCGCGCAGCGCGGTGCGCCGTGTGGGTGACTTCGCGTCGCGCCTGGCGGCGGCGTCGGGTGGTCCGCCGGAGCTCTCGGCGGTGGCGGTGGAGGCGGAGGCGGACTTCCGGGCTGCGCTGGCACATGACCTGAATGCGCCGGCGGCGCTGTCGGCGCTGTTCGTGTTCATGAATCGCGTGAATGCGCTGCTGGATCAGGGCGGCACGGCGCCGGCGGGGGTGGCGCGGGCGCAGGCGGCGTTCGCGGTGATGAACGGCGTACTGGACATCGTGCCGGCAGCGCTGGTGGCGGACGAGGCGTTGGCGATGCGGGTGACTGATGCCATTGCGCGGCGGGCGGCGGCCCGGGCGGGGCGGGACTTCGCGGAGTCGGACCGGATCCGCGCCGAGCTGGCGGCGGAGGGGATCGTGCTGGAGGACGGTCCCATGGGGACGACGTGGAAGCAGGTGTCGGTGTCGCCGGGCGGCGGTGCCTGA